In Acinetobacter sp. TGL-Y2, a genomic segment contains:
- a CDS encoding uracil-xanthine permease family protein, giving the protein MSDLNTPSEQNKQLDLVYGLNDRPKPFVAFLAAFQHLLAIIVPIVTPGLLICLALGVSKEDTNMILSMSLVISGIATFLQCKKIGPFGAGLLIVQGTSFNFIGPIIGIGSAMVAAGTPVESVMAAIFGVVIAGSFIEMGVSQILPWIKKLITPLVTGIVVLLIGLTLIKEGLISMGGGYQAMSNNTFANADNLVMSCTVLALIIILNRIRVTWVKSSAILIALIVGYTVAGFMGHLDFSGLHDAPLIQVPTPMHFGLDFSWSLFIPMAFIYLVTSLEAIGDITATSKLSNQPVDGPQWMQRIKGGVLVNGTNSLLAGIFNTFPSSVFAQNNGVIQLTGVASRYVGIWIAVLLVILGLFPAVAGVIQAVPQAVLGGAVMVMFGAVAASGINILSGVHLDRRALLIIAISLALGLGVAQVPQILEHLPELFRNIFSSGVATGGIAALLLNIILPETKK; this is encoded by the coding sequence ATGTCTGATTTAAACACACCTTCAGAGCAAAATAAGCAATTAGATTTGGTTTACGGTCTGAATGATCGTCCGAAACCTTTTGTTGCATTTTTAGCCGCTTTTCAACATCTCCTCGCGATTATTGTCCCTATTGTTACACCCGGTTTACTGATTTGCTTGGCTTTGGGTGTCTCAAAAGAAGACACCAATATGATTCTTTCCATGTCATTGGTGATCTCAGGCATCGCAACCTTCCTACAATGTAAAAAAATCGGTCCATTTGGTGCAGGTCTTTTAATTGTTCAAGGCACCAGTTTTAACTTCATTGGTCCAATCATTGGTATTGGTTCAGCAATGGTCGCAGCAGGCACACCTGTTGAATCGGTCATGGCGGCTATTTTTGGTGTAGTGATTGCAGGCTCGTTCATTGAAATGGGTGTATCTCAGATTTTGCCGTGGATTAAAAAGCTGATTACACCGTTAGTGACCGGCATTGTGGTGTTGTTGATTGGTTTAACCTTAATTAAGGAAGGTTTAATCAGCATGGGCGGTGGCTATCAAGCCATGAGCAATAATACCTTTGCCAATGCCGACAACTTAGTCATGTCATGTACTGTTTTGGCATTGATCATTATTTTAAATCGTATTCGTGTGACATGGGTAAAAAGCTCAGCCATTTTAATTGCATTGATTGTCGGTTATACGGTAGCGGGTTTTATGGGGCATTTGGACTTTTCAGGTCTTCATGATGCACCGCTAATTCAAGTGCCCACACCAATGCACTTTGGTTTAGACTTCTCTTGGAGTTTGTTTATTCCTATGGCTTTTATTTACCTCGTCACCTCTTTAGAGGCCATTGGGGACATCACTGCAACATCTAAACTTTCAAATCAGCCTGTAGACGGTCCTCAGTGGATGCAACGTATTAAAGGCGGTGTGTTAGTGAACGGTACAAATTCATTATTAGCGGGTATTTTCAACACTTTCCCAAGTTCAGTATTTGCGCAAAATAATGGCGTGATTCAACTGACAGGTGTTGCCAGTCGTTACGTTGGTATTTGGATTGCAGTGCTTTTGGTTATTTTAGGGTTATTCCCTGCTGTTGCTGGCGTGATTCAAGCTGTGCCTCAAGCGGTTCTTGGTGGCGCTGTGATGGTGATGTTCGGTGCAGTTGCCGCCTCTGGGATTAACATTCTTTCGGGTGTTCATTTAGATCGCCGTGCGCTTCTCATCATTGCGATTTCATTGGCACTGGGTTTAGGTGTAGCACAAGTTCCACAGATTTTAGAGCACCTTCCTGAACTATTCCGCAACATCTTTAGTTCGGGCGTTGCGACGGGCGGTATTGCTGCATTACTTTTAAATATTATTCTTCCTGAAACGAAGAAATAA
- the typA gene encoding translational GTPase TypA, which produces MSDIKTLRNIAIIAHVDHGKTTLVDKLLQQSGALGDRAGEIERVMDSGAIESERGITILAKNTAIKWTDARTNTEYRINIVDTPGHADFGGEVERVMSMVDCVLLLVDSQEGPMPQTRFVTQKAFARGLKPIVIINKVDKPSARPDWVIDQVFDLFDNLGGSDEQLDFPIVYASGLRGVAGPSPEELADDMTPLFQTIVDIVEPPKVDVDGPFQMQVSSLDYNSFVGVIGIGRIQRGSVKLNTQVTVIDKEGKTRNGRILKIMGYHGLDRVDIEEANAGDIVCITGIDALHISDTICDPKNVEALPPLSVDEPTVTMTFQVNNSPFAGKEGKFVTSRNIRERLDRELIHNVALRVEDTDSPDRFKVSGRGELHLSVLIENMRREGFEMGVSRPQVIMKEVDGQTQEPFENVTFDVEEQHQGFVMEQMGFRKGEMTNMEVDGKGRIRIEATVPSRGLIGFRSEYLTMTSGTGIMTSSFSHYGPAKAGTVAQRQNGVLVSMVQGVCLGYALFTLQDRGRLFARPQLEVYEGMIIGINSRSDDMAVNPTKAKQLTNVRASGTDEALTLVPAIEYTLEQALEFIQDDELVEVTPKSIRIRKRWLTEGERKRNRGK; this is translated from the coding sequence ATGTCAGATATTAAAACTCTCCGTAACATCGCCATTATTGCGCACGTCGATCATGGTAAAACTACTCTTGTAGACAAACTTTTGCAACAATCAGGTGCACTCGGTGATCGCGCGGGTGAGATTGAGCGTGTCATGGATTCTGGCGCTATTGAAAGTGAACGTGGTATTACCATTCTTGCAAAAAACACTGCAATTAAATGGACAGACGCGCGTACAAACACGGAATACCGCATTAACATCGTGGATACCCCAGGACATGCTGACTTCGGTGGTGAAGTTGAACGTGTAATGTCAATGGTTGACTGTGTATTGCTTCTTGTTGACTCTCAAGAAGGTCCAATGCCACAAACGCGTTTTGTAACGCAAAAAGCGTTCGCACGTGGTTTAAAACCAATCGTTATTATTAACAAAGTAGACAAGCCAAGCGCACGCCCTGATTGGGTAATTGACCAAGTTTTTGACTTGTTTGATAACTTAGGTGGTTCTGACGAACAGTTAGATTTCCCAATTGTTTATGCATCTGGTCTTCGTGGTGTTGCTGGTCCTTCTCCAGAAGAACTTGCTGATGACATGACGCCATTGTTCCAAACCATCGTTGATATCGTTGAGCCACCAAAAGTTGACGTTGATGGCCCGTTCCAAATGCAAGTGTCTTCACTTGACTATAATAGCTTCGTTGGTGTTATAGGTATTGGTCGTATTCAACGTGGTTCAGTAAAATTGAACACACAAGTGACTGTGATTGATAAAGAAGGCAAAACACGTAACGGCCGTATCTTAAAAATTATGGGTTACCATGGTTTAGATCGCGTTGATATTGAAGAAGCAAATGCAGGTGATATCGTTTGTATTACCGGTATTGATGCACTTCACATTTCTGACACGATTTGTGATCCGAAAAATGTTGAAGCTTTACCGCCATTGTCTGTAGATGAGCCTACAGTGACCATGACATTCCAAGTAAACAACTCACCATTTGCTGGTAAAGAAGGTAAATTCGTGACTTCACGTAATATCCGTGAACGTCTAGACCGCGAATTGATCCACAACGTAGCTTTACGTGTTGAAGACACTGATTCTCCAGATCGTTTCAAAGTATCTGGTCGTGGTGAACTTCACCTTTCAGTTCTTATTGAAAATATGCGTCGTGAAGGCTTCGAGATGGGTGTTTCTCGTCCGCAAGTGATCATGAAAGAAGTTGATGGTCAAACTCAAGAGCCTTTTGAGAACGTGACTTTTGATGTTGAAGAACAACATCAAGGTTTCGTAATGGAACAAATGGGCTTCCGTAAAGGTGAAATGACCAATATGGAAGTTGACGGCAAAGGTCGTATCCGTATTGAAGCAACTGTTCCTTCACGTGGTCTAATTGGTTTCCGTTCTGAATACCTAACCATGACTTCTGGTACAGGGATTATGACGTCAAGCTTTTCGCATTATGGTCCAGCGAAAGCAGGTACTGTTGCGCAACGTCAAAACGGTGTCTTAGTGTCAATGGTTCAAGGCGTATGCTTGGGCTATGCATTGTTTACGTTACAAGACCGTGGCCGTCTATTTGCTCGTCCACAGTTAGAAGTTTACGAAGGCATGATCATCGGTATTAACTCACGTTCTGACGATATGGCTGTGAATCCAACGAAGGCGAAGCAGTTAACGAACGTACGTGCATCTGGTACAGACGAAGCTTTAACTTTAGTTCCAGCAATTGAATACACGCTTGAACAAGCACTTGAATTTATTCAAGATGATGAATTAGTTGAAGTAACACCTAAATCAATCCGTATCCGTAAACGTTGGTTGACAGAAGGCGAACGTAAGCGTAACCGTGGTAAATAA
- the mutM gene encoding bifunctional DNA-formamidopyrimidine glycosylase/DNA-(apurinic or apyrimidinic site) lyase yields the protein MPELPEVETTKTSLLPLVDQTVCRAEVNNSSLRWPIPHDLNKLVGQKLIRLTRRSKYILAEFEQDTMLWHLGMSGSFRLCDTQTELRKHDHLVIQFENTELRYHDPRRFGCILWLDESSQTKLIDTLGPEPLSDAFNADYLEAKFKNKNVGAKVAIMDNHIVVGVGNIYATESLFNLGIHPAQPASSLSRQQIETFVVEVKRILKQAIDLGGSTLRDYTNAMGENGYFQQTLLAYGRAGEMCVNCETTMENLKLGQRASVFCPQCQPLKQVKIASKKAIKSKKA from the coding sequence ATGCCTGAATTACCTGAAGTTGAAACCACCAAGACCAGTCTGTTACCGCTGGTTGATCAAACCGTCTGTCGTGCTGAAGTCAATAACTCGAGTTTGCGCTGGCCCATTCCCCATGACCTGAATAAATTGGTGGGGCAAAAACTGATTCGACTCACCCGCAGATCAAAATATATTCTTGCTGAGTTTGAACAGGACACCATGCTTTGGCATTTGGGAATGTCTGGAAGCTTTCGTTTATGTGATACACAGACTGAACTGCGTAAACATGATCATTTAGTGATTCAATTCGAAAACACTGAACTACGTTATCATGACCCACGCCGTTTTGGTTGTATCTTATGGTTAGATGAATCATCGCAAACCAAACTCATCGACACACTGGGACCTGAGCCTTTAAGTGATGCCTTTAATGCTGACTATTTGGAAGCTAAATTTAAGAATAAAAATGTGGGTGCCAAAGTTGCGATTATGGACAATCATATTGTGGTGGGGGTTGGAAATATTTATGCCACAGAAAGCTTATTCAATTTAGGTATTCATCCTGCACAACCCGCTTCGAGCTTAAGTCGACAGCAAATTGAAACATTTGTTGTTGAAGTCAAACGGATATTAAAACAAGCGATTGATTTGGGTGGCTCCACCTTAAGAGATTATACCAATGCCATGGGTGAAAATGGGTATTTCCAGCAAACGCTACTTGCTTATGGCCGGGCGGGTGAAATGTGTGTGAACTGCGAAACCACTATGGAAAATTTAAAACTCGGACAACGTGCTTCGGTTTTTTGTCCGCAGTGCCAACCCTTAAAACAAGTTAAAATCGCCAGCAAGAAAGCAATTAAGAGTAAAAAAGCATGA
- a CDS encoding peptidylprolyl isomerase yields MKSAIVRHILVKDKDLCEQLKKKIKAGADFSKIAKQYSTCPSNKKGGELGDIKKGQLVAPIDKAVFTLPERELHGPIKSQFGWHLLEIKFRMD; encoded by the coding sequence ATGAAATCAGCCATTGTTCGACATATTTTGGTCAAAGACAAAGACTTGTGTGAGCAGCTCAAAAAGAAAATTAAAGCAGGTGCTGATTTTTCTAAAATTGCTAAACAATATTCAACTTGCCCATCAAATAAAAAGGGTGGAGAACTGGGGGATATTAAAAAAGGTCAGTTGGTCGCTCCGATTGATAAAGCTGTATTTACTTTACCTGAGCGTGAACTTCATGGACCCATTAAGAGCCAATTTGGCTGGCATTTACTCGAAATCAAATTTCGTATGGATTAA
- the omp38 gene encoding outer membrane protein Omp38 — protein MKLSRIALAMLVAAPLAAANAGVTVTPLMVGYTFQDSKHNNGVDHLTSGPELQDDLFVGAALGIELTPWLGFEAEYNQVKGDIDPIAGAEYKQTQINGNFYATSDLITQNYDSKIKPYVLLGAGHYKYEFDGVAKGDDEGTLGNAGLGAFWRLNDALSLRTEARATYNIDEDFWNYTALAGLNVVLGGHLKPAAAVVEVAPVEPAPVAPAPQELTEDLNMELRVFFDTNKSNIKDQYKPEIAKVAEKLAEYPNATARIEGHTDNTGPRALNERLSLARANSVKSALVSEYNVDAARLATQGFAWDQPIADNNTKEGRAMNRRVFATISGSRTVVAQ, from the coding sequence ATGAAATTGAGTCGTATCGCACTTGCTATGCTTGTTGCTGCACCTTTAGCTGCTGCTAACGCTGGCGTAACCGTTACACCATTAATGGTCGGTTACACTTTTCAAGACTCTAAACACAACAACGGTGTTGACCATTTAACTTCTGGTCCTGAGTTACAAGACGATTTATTCGTTGGTGCTGCACTTGGCATCGAATTAACACCTTGGTTAGGTTTTGAAGCTGAATATAACCAAGTTAAAGGTGATATCGATCCTATCGCTGGCGCTGAGTATAAACAAACTCAAATCAATGGTAACTTCTATGCTACTTCTGATTTGATCACTCAAAACTATGACAGCAAAATCAAGCCATACGTACTTTTAGGTGCTGGTCACTACAAATACGAGTTTGATGGCGTTGCTAAAGGTGACGACGAAGGTACTTTAGGTAATGCAGGTCTTGGTGCTTTCTGGCGCTTAAACGATGCTTTGTCTCTACGTACTGAAGCGCGTGCAACTTATAACATCGATGAAGATTTCTGGAACTACACAGCTTTGGCTGGTCTTAACGTAGTTCTTGGTGGTCACTTGAAACCTGCTGCAGCTGTTGTTGAAGTTGCTCCTGTAGAGCCAGCTCCAGTAGCTCCAGCTCCACAAGAGTTGACTGAAGATTTGAACATGGAACTTCGTGTGTTCTTTGATACCAACAAATCAAACATCAAAGATCAATACAAGCCAGAAATTGCTAAAGTTGCTGAAAAGTTAGCTGAATACCCGAATGCGACTGCTCGTATTGAAGGTCACACAGATAACACAGGTCCACGTGCACTAAACGAACGTTTATCATTGGCTCGTGCTAACTCAGTTAAATCTGCTCTTGTAAGCGAATACAATGTTGATGCTGCTCGTTTAGCAACTCAAGGTTTCGCATGGGATCAACCGATTGCTGACAACAACACTAAAGAAGGTCGTGCTATGAACCGTCGTGTATTCGCGACGATCTCTGGTAGCCGTACTGTTGTTGCTCAATAA
- a CDS encoding amino acid permease: MSETGQLKRKLGARHLNMIAIGGSIGTGLFLASGATIANAGPGGALLAYCLIGIMIYFLMTSLGELATHNPTSGAFFTYGTKYIEGGFGFALGWNYWYNWAITVAFELVAVQFIMKFWFPDIPGVYWSAIFLAIVFGINALTVKGFGESEFLFSLVKVIAIVIFIVIGIAMIAKIMMTPGMVTFSNWTKGEAPFVGGFQALIGVAMIAGFSFQGTEMVGVAAGESKDPKKTIPIAIKQIFWRILLFYVVCIFIIGTLVSYDDPRLLQAASDENIALSPFTLLYEQAGFAFAASLMNAVILTAILSAGNSGMYSSTRMLFDMAREGRAPKWFAKLDMRGVPMNALYATTAVAALCFLTTFIGQQEVFNWLLNMSGMCGFIVWLGIAISHYRFRKGYLAQGNKLEDLAYTAKFFPFAPWFAFILCTIVVLGQNYQAVMEGQWLSVLSTYISIPLFLVIWLSYKWKHKTKLIPYDQMDVQPMNIDKE, from the coding sequence ATGAGCGAAACAGGTCAACTTAAGCGCAAGCTTGGAGCGCGCCATCTCAATATGATCGCCATTGGTGGTTCTATTGGTACGGGCTTATTCCTCGCTTCAGGCGCAACAATTGCTAATGCAGGTCCTGGCGGTGCACTACTGGCCTACTGCTTAATTGGAATCATGATTTATTTCTTGATGACCAGTTTAGGTGAGCTTGCAACGCACAATCCAACTTCAGGTGCTTTTTTCACCTATGGTACAAAGTACATTGAAGGTGGTTTTGGTTTCGCCCTCGGTTGGAACTATTGGTATAACTGGGCGATTACCGTGGCTTTCGAATTGGTTGCCGTCCAGTTCATCATGAAGTTTTGGTTCCCCGATATTCCCGGTGTTTATTGGAGTGCCATATTCCTTGCGATTGTTTTTGGGATTAATGCCTTAACGGTTAAAGGCTTTGGCGAAAGTGAATTCCTGTTCTCTTTGGTCAAAGTTATTGCGATTGTGATCTTCATTGTGATTGGTATCGCAATGATTGCCAAAATCATGATGACACCCGGTATGGTGACATTTAGTAACTGGACCAAAGGTGAAGCACCCTTTGTTGGGGGGTTCCAAGCGCTGATTGGTGTAGCTATGATCGCTGGATTCTCATTCCAAGGTACTGAGATGGTTGGTGTTGCGGCAGGTGAATCTAAAGATCCGAAGAAAACCATTCCGATTGCGATCAAGCAAATCTTCTGGCGTATTTTATTGTTCTACGTGGTGTGTATTTTCATTATCGGGACATTGGTGTCTTATGATGATCCACGACTATTGCAAGCTGCATCAGATGAAAATATTGCACTTTCACCGTTTACTTTGCTTTATGAACAAGCAGGTTTTGCCTTTGCAGCCAGTTTAATGAATGCGGTTATTTTAACGGCTATCTTATCTGCGGGTAACTCGGGCATGTATTCATCAACCCGTATGCTGTTTGATATGGCGCGTGAAGGTCGTGCTCCAAAATGGTTCGCTAAACTCGATATGCGCGGCGTACCAATGAATGCTTTATATGCAACGACGGCTGTTGCTGCACTGTGTTTCCTCACGACTTTTATTGGTCAACAAGAAGTCTTCAACTGGCTACTCAATATGTCAGGCATGTGCGGCTTTATTGTTTGGCTCGGTATTGCCATTTCACACTACCGCTTTCGTAAGGGCTATCTTGCGCAAGGCAATAAACTTGAAGATTTGGCCTATACTGCAAAGTTCTTCCCATTTGCTCCGTGGTTTGCATTCATTTTATGTACCATCGTTGTATTAGGTCAAAACTACCAAGCGGTTATGGAAGGTCAATGGCTGAGTGTTTTATCGACTTATATCAGCATTCCTTTGTTCTTGGTCATTTGGTTAAGCTATAAATGGAAGCATAAAACCAAGCTTATTCCCTATGATCAAATGGATGTTCAACCCATGAACATCGACAAAGAATAA
- a CDS encoding AEC family transporter: protein MVFAVIMPIFLLLALGYSSVKFHFLSKENVATVGAFVIKIALPALFLQSLASKDLHEIWYPGYFFVYSIVTLLLYVVAFFLVSHYFKNNQSQSAVLSLGASMSNTGLIGTAVLTLLMGQKAMTYTSLVVIIESLLLIPTVLVLAELSRQKQANLWSISKRTVLTLLKNPLFMGVIIGIGCAILQIRIPRYLDDVLALLGQTASPLALFSIGGGIVGLTLKYVNTQSLYLVISSNLIMPLLVFLGLTYLTDASQEMIYAGTIIASLPMPTIFGMLGQAYGLKDQALTPLLMSTIFGFMVSASLITLWWS, encoded by the coding sequence ATGGTTTTTGCAGTCATCATGCCTATTTTTTTGTTACTGGCTCTAGGCTATTCTTCTGTAAAATTCCATTTTCTCTCTAAAGAAAACGTTGCGACTGTGGGTGCTTTCGTAATCAAAATTGCATTGCCTGCGCTATTTTTGCAGTCACTCGCCTCTAAAGATTTACATGAAATTTGGTATCCCGGATATTTCTTTGTTTATAGTATTGTGACCTTGCTGCTCTATGTCGTGGCATTTTTTCTGGTCTCGCATTATTTTAAAAATAATCAATCTCAATCTGCGGTGTTGTCTTTGGGCGCGTCCATGTCCAATACAGGACTGATCGGAACGGCTGTCTTGACCTTGCTGATGGGTCAAAAAGCCATGACATATACCTCATTGGTGGTGATTATTGAAAGTTTACTGCTGATACCGACTGTATTGGTCTTGGCAGAGCTGAGTAGGCAAAAACAAGCCAATCTTTGGTCTATTTCAAAACGAACGGTTTTGACTTTGCTTAAAAACCCCTTGTTTATGGGCGTCATCATCGGCATTGGCTGCGCCATTTTACAGATCAGAATTCCGCGTTATCTCGATGATGTATTGGCACTGCTTGGACAAACCGCCTCACCATTGGCTTTATTTTCTATCGGCGGTGGCATTGTTGGACTCACGCTAAAATACGTCAATACACAAAGTCTTTATTTGGTAATCTCAAGTAATTTGATCATGCCTTTATTGGTATTTTTAGGTTTGACCTATTTAACCGATGCCAGTCAGGAAATGATTTATGCAGGGACCATTATTGCCTCCTTACCGATGCCGACCATTTTTGGCATGCTGGGGCAGGCCTATGGTCTAAAGGATCAAGCGCTTACGCCACTACTCATGAGCACGATTTTCGGCTTTATGGTTTCCGCCTCACTCATTACCTTATGGTGGAGTTGA
- a CDS encoding NADH:flavin oxidoreductase/NADH oxidase produces the protein MSLLFQPIQLGSLHLKNRIIIAPMCQYSASEQGESSYWHEQQWANYALSGAGLCIVEATAVQPEGRISYADLGLWNDLQRAQIKALLVKVKSLSPMPIGVQLAHAGRKASTDKPWDGKGQFSPEQTHGWQTVSASDLPFNSSDSAPHALTSAEIDELIADFADSAVRAVDAGFDLIEVHAAHGYLLHQFLSPLSNLRSDEYGGSLENRIRLTLQVVQAIKNVVPEGYPVGVRISASDWMNEQGGWDIDSSIGLSKALEQLGVAYIHVSSGGLHPEQDIKIGANYQVPFAEAIKRNVSIPVIAVGLITEAQQAEDILIQGQADAIGLARAMLYDPRWPWHAAASLGAEIEISPQYLRCQPHGLKALFKAF, from the coding sequence ATGTCATTATTATTTCAACCGATTCAGCTTGGATCGCTTCATTTAAAGAACAGAATCATTATTGCACCTATGTGCCAGTATTCGGCATCTGAGCAGGGCGAATCGAGCTACTGGCATGAACAACAATGGGCGAATTATGCATTGTCTGGTGCAGGCTTATGCATTGTTGAAGCAACTGCGGTACAACCTGAAGGACGGATCAGCTATGCAGATTTAGGGCTTTGGAATGACCTACAACGCGCCCAAATCAAAGCCTTATTGGTCAAAGTTAAATCTTTGTCTCCCATGCCGATAGGCGTGCAACTGGCGCATGCTGGTCGTAAAGCTTCTACAGATAAACCTTGGGATGGAAAAGGCCAATTTTCTCCAGAGCAGACCCATGGCTGGCAGACTGTTTCAGCAAGTGATTTACCGTTTAACTCTTCCGACAGTGCACCGCATGCATTAACGTCTGCTGAAATTGATGAATTGATTGCTGATTTTGCCGATTCAGCTGTTCGTGCCGTAGATGCAGGTTTTGATTTGATCGAAGTACATGCCGCACATGGTTATTTGTTGCATCAATTTTTATCACCATTGTCGAATCTGCGCAGTGATGAATATGGCGGCAGTTTGGAAAATCGTATTCGACTGACCTTACAAGTGGTACAAGCCATTAAAAATGTTGTTCCTGAAGGCTACCCAGTCGGGGTTCGAATTTCAGCATCGGACTGGATGAATGAACAGGGGGGATGGGATATAGACTCATCCATTGGTTTGTCTAAAGCCTTAGAGCAATTGGGCGTGGCTTATATTCATGTATCGTCGGGTGGCTTACATCCTGAGCAAGACATTAAAATCGGGGCGAATTATCAAGTGCCTTTTGCTGAAGCGATTAAACGAAATGTGAGCATTCCTGTGATTGCAGTCGGACTGATTACAGAAGCTCAGCAGGCTGAAGATATTTTAATACAGGGTCAAGCAGATGCGATTGGACTGGCACGGGCAATGCTTTATGATCCAAGATGGCCATGGCATGCAGCAGCCAGCCTAGGCGCAGAGATTGAAATTAGTCCACAGTATTTACGCTGTCAGCCACATGGTTTGAAAGCGCTATTTAAAGCTTTTTAA
- a CDS encoding class I SAM-dependent methyltransferase, translating into MDPRSEVVIRQHDYLSGRVLLINAPTDDLLSNLGENIQASVWTWNFNEYQYFQKLEANVHFGIELPEHDFNQAIIFVPKSKELLNYILHYAVERLGLGASVFLVGEKKAGVERASKQLTPYGQTTKLDSARHCQMWHLKVETLPKARTTADWAQVYPVATPNGEIEICSLPGVFSQNRLDIGTAVLLPELTKMTSGKIADFGCGSGVISAFLAKLNPKNRIFAMDVDAFALASTRMTFEKNNLAPEQLEIKAVTGIEDAPLFLHAIVSNPPFHSGIQTDYNASESLCKTSRRHLKSGGELWIVANRFLNYPTLIEQNFGQCVTKADQQGFKVLFASTQKKS; encoded by the coding sequence ATGGATCCTAGAAGTGAAGTTGTCATTCGACAGCATGATTATCTTTCTGGGCGTGTATTACTGATTAATGCACCGACCGATGATTTATTATCTAATCTAGGCGAAAATATCCAAGCCTCGGTATGGACTTGGAATTTTAACGAATATCAGTATTTTCAAAAGCTAGAAGCCAATGTTCATTTTGGTATTGAGTTACCTGAACATGATTTTAATCAAGCGATTATTTTTGTACCAAAATCAAAAGAGCTGTTGAACTATATTTTGCATTATGCGGTCGAGCGCTTAGGCTTAGGTGCATCAGTGTTTTTGGTCGGCGAGAAAAAAGCGGGCGTTGAACGTGCATCGAAGCAGTTAACCCCGTATGGACAAACCACAAAACTTGACAGTGCGCGTCACTGTCAAATGTGGCATTTGAAGGTCGAAACACTACCTAAAGCTCGTACGACTGCGGACTGGGCGCAAGTGTATCCTGTAGCAACACCCAATGGTGAAATCGAGATTTGTTCATTACCCGGTGTATTTAGCCAAAATCGTTTAGATATAGGCACAGCCGTTTTACTGCCGGAGCTGACCAAAATGACTTCGGGTAAGATTGCAGATTTCGGTTGCGGTTCTGGTGTAATTAGTGCATTTTTAGCCAAGCTAAACCCTAAAAATCGAATTTTTGCGATGGATGTCGATGCATTTGCTTTAGCATCAACCCGAATGACTTTTGAAAAAAATAATTTAGCACCCGAACAACTGGAAATTAAAGCGGTTACAGGTATTGAAGATGCCCCCTTGTTTCTTCATGCCATTGTAAGTAATCCCCCTTTTCATTCTGGAATCCAAACCGACTATAATGCAAGCGAAAGTTTATGCAAGACTTCACGCCGTCATTTGAAATCTGGTGGGGAGCTATGGATTGTGGCAAACCGTTTTTTAAATTACCCAACATTAATTGAGCAAAACTTTGGTCAGTGTGTGACCAAGGCGGATCAACAAGGCTTTAAAGTGCTATTCGCAAGTACTCAAAAGAAATCATAA
- a CDS encoding OmpA family protein, which yields MKKIIFTILAATIISAGCTSNVVDTQVSKQDAASQQVLNELKNGVSIYFDRNSSQVEARYHAYLAAAAQGLAQNSNFILELEGHTDSTGSVARNKKVSLERANSVRNKLVLDYNVNPQQVRTLGAGSAKPIDSNDTAEGRANNRRVSATLKIQ from the coding sequence ATGAAAAAAATTATATTTACCATTCTGGCTGCTACGATTATTTCCGCAGGCTGTACCTCTAACGTTGTTGATACTCAGGTGTCGAAGCAGGATGCTGCATCTCAACAAGTGCTGAATGAATTAAAGAATGGTGTGTCTATTTATTTTGATCGCAACTCAAGTCAAGTTGAAGCAAGATATCATGCGTATTTAGCAGCAGCGGCTCAAGGTCTTGCACAAAACAGTAATTTTATTTTGGAGCTTGAAGGGCATACTGATAGTACAGGTTCTGTAGCGCGCAATAAAAAAGTCTCGCTTGAGCGTGCAAATTCGGTACGCAATAAACTGGTTTTAGACTATAACGTGAATCCGCAGCAGGTGAGAACACTGGGTGCTGGCTCTGCAAAACCGATAGACAGCAACGACACTGCTGAAGGGCGTGCTAACAACCGCCGTGTGAGTGCGACTTTAAAAATTCAGTAA